The Spirochaetota bacterium genome includes a region encoding these proteins:
- a CDS encoding SDR family NAD(P)-dependent oxidoreductase has translation MKEAKTGLEELGAKVFGYQVDITDRAIVYKTANRVTLVIGDIDILVNNASIVRG, from the coding sequence CTGAAGGAAGCTAAAACTGGGTTAGAAGAATTGGGAGCAAAGGTTTTTGGTTATCAGGTTGATATAACAGACAGAGCTATTGTTTATAAAACAGCAAATAGAGTAACACTGGTTATAGGAGACATTGACATTTTAGTCAACAATGCCAGCATAGTTCGCGGATGA
- a CDS encoding DUF3795 domain-containing protein: MVERDDLIAFCGLYCDDCFGYKGKIADLARDLRKELRQEKFDRIVDGIPFKEFRNYKECYDVLGALVRLRCKNACRGGGGNPFCKIRKCCQKMEIVGCWECNEFEKCEKLDFLKVNHGDAHLKNLRIINKKGVDEFFYGKKYWYTVIKEKK; the protein is encoded by the coding sequence ATGGTTGAAAGAGATGACCTCATTGCTTTTTGCGGTCTCTATTGTGATGATTGTTTTGGATATAAAGGTAAGATTGCTGATTTGGCAAGGGACCTTAGAAAGGAGTTACGACAAGAAAAGTTTGATAGAATTGTTGACGGCATACCCTTTAAGGAGTTTCGCAACTATAAAGAATGCTATGACGTCTTGGGGGCTCTTGTAAGATTAAGGTGTAAAAATGCATGTAGGGGAGGTGGAGGGAATCCATTCTGTAAAATCAGGAAATGTTGTCAGAAGATGGAAATTGTTGGTTGTTGGGAATGCAATGAATTTGAAAAATGTGAAAAACTGGATTTTTTAAAAGTAAACCATGGTGATGCTCATTTGAAAAATCTCAGAATAATTAATAAAAAGGGAGTAGATGAGTTTTTTTATGGAAAAAAATATTGGTATACAGTGATTAAAGAAAAAAAATAG
- the nrfD gene encoding NrfD/PsrC family molybdoenzyme membrane anchor subunit: MDPQDDAVLINSQKRRRRYTVNGIIVLGKQIFQIGMLAVDSVVGEFFSYSKKVKISIFILLIFAAGFAFAGLQVILLGLGFTDLNNIMGWGIWIAGDLSLIVLGGGAFFTSFILYIFRRDEFQPIINSAILIGLLCYAFTFMFLLFDVGQPLRVPFAYIYPNWGEHLLPNSMLTEVIFCITLYFTILVIEFTPIVLEHPFLDKNPIIHKITHYMHKLMWIAAAVGTFLSFFHQGSLGGTYGILFAKPGWYRPEVFTHIPHTFFIFVLSAVSVGPSFTVLVTWFAGKMKKVEVVPFKTYVSLARVSGFMFIIYFIYRMWDVYSMSAEFVPLFDRSYLDLWGGPFGLWMLVLELVACFIPVILLNIRKFRETEKTLIIGVGSATLGMIMNRVNATIHGFSVPNFPWKEFQSYSPTVQEWFLTLGIFASMALVYMLCSKYLPLYPNIEKQEKVA; encoded by the coding sequence ATGGATCCGCAAGATGATGCGGTTTTAATAAACTCCCAAAAGAGAAGAAGGAGATACACAGTGAATGGAATAATCGTTTTAGGGAAGCAAATTTTTCAAATAGGTATGTTAGCCGTTGATAGTGTTGTAGGAGAGTTTTTCAGTTACTCAAAGAAGGTGAAAATTAGCATATTTATCTTGCTTATATTTGCTGCAGGTTTTGCATTTGCGGGCCTTCAGGTAATTCTTTTGGGTTTAGGCTTTACTGATTTAAACAACATTATGGGTTGGGGGATCTGGATAGCTGGGGACTTGAGCCTTATTGTCCTTGGTGGAGGGGCCTTTTTCACTTCATTTATATTATACATCTTTAGAAGGGATGAGTTCCAACCAATCATTAACTCTGCAATTTTGATTGGTCTTCTCTGTTATGCTTTTACATTCATGTTTCTTCTTTTTGATGTTGGTCAGCCTTTAAGGGTTCCATTCGCTTACATATACCCCAACTGGGGTGAGCATCTCCTGCCAAACTCCATGCTAACAGAGGTTATTTTCTGTATTACTTTATACTTTACGATATTAGTAATTGAATTTACGCCAATAGTGCTTGAGCATCCATTTCTGGATAAAAATCCAATAATACATAAAATTACTCATTATATGCATAAATTGATGTGGATAGCAGCAGCTGTTGGAACATTTCTTTCATTCTTTCATCAGGGTTCTTTGGGGGGTACATATGGAATTCTCTTTGCAAAGCCCGGCTGGTATAGGCCTGAGGTATTTACTCACATCCCGCATACCTTCTTCATATTTGTTCTATCAGCCGTCTCTGTTGGTCCTTCATTTACTGTTTTAGTGACTTGGTTTGCTGGAAAGATGAAAAAGGTTGAGGTTGTACCTTTCAAAACATATGTAAGTCTTGCGCGTGTATCAGGTTTTATGTTCATTATTTATTTTATCTACAGGATGTGGGATGTCTATAGCATGTCTGCCGAGTTCGTGCCATTATTTGATAGAAGTTATTTGGATTTGTGGGGCGGGCCATTTGGACTGTGGATGTTAGTCCTTGAATTGGTAGCGTGTTTTATCCCTGTGATATTGCTAAATATTAGAAAATTTAGAGAGACTGAAAAGACTTTAATAATCGGTGTGGGATCAGCAACCCTAGGTATGATAATGAACAGAGTAAACGCTACAATACATGGTTTTTCAGTACCCAATTTTCCATGGAAGGAATTCCAATCCTATAGTCCAACGGTGCAGGAGTGGTTTCTTACCCTGGGCATCTTTGCCAGTATGGCTTTAGTATATATGTTGTGTTCAAAATATCTTCCTCTTTACCCAAATATAGAAAAACAGGAGAAGGTTGCTTAG
- a CDS encoding 4Fe-4S dicluster domain-containing protein encodes MKRRELGMMKRKWGMVIDLDKCTGCGMCEVACMQENNMPIFEDDSNIPKRVSFLTLMKVTNDRENDLEYGDVKVVYIPKMCQQCENPSCVSVCPVTATDIGDDGVVSQIWSRCFGCRYCIAACPYEARVFNWWKPRYECTFKESLNPDVSIASRGTVVKCTFCSHIWKRERDKAVAKGITDINAVEYTPACVSACPTEAIVFGDLNDPTTRISKLIKSNRAFRLVHTVDEWEESKKQKLKKLYPEPKVYYLTSHEWIRKMMRF; translated from the coding sequence ATGAAAAGAAGGGAATTGGGAATGATGAAGAGGAAATGGGGGATGGTCATAGATTTAGACAAATGTACGGGATGTGGCATGTGTGAGGTCGCATGTATGCAGGAAAACAACATGCCAATATTTGAGGATGATTCCAATATTCCCAAGAGAGTATCCTTTCTGACGTTAATGAAGGTTACCAATGATCGAGAGAATGATTTGGAATACGGTGATGTTAAGGTTGTATACATTCCAAAGATGTGTCAGCAATGCGAAAACCCATCTTGTGTTTCTGTATGTCCTGTTACAGCAACGGATATTGGTGATGATGGAGTTGTAAGCCAAATATGGTCGAGATGTTTTGGATGCAGGTATTGTATCGCGGCATGTCCCTATGAGGCTAGAGTATTCAACTGGTGGAAACCCAGATATGAATGTACCTTTAAAGAATCACTCAATCCTGATGTTTCAATAGCATCAAGGGGTACTGTCGTGAAATGTACTTTTTGCAGCCACATCTGGAAGAGGGAGAGAGATAAGGCTGTTGCAAAAGGAATTACAGATATTAATGCGGTGGAGTACACACCTGCATGTGTTTCAGCATGTCCCACAGAGGCAATAGTATTTGGCGATCTGAATGATCCTACTACAAGGATTTCAAAACTTATTAAGAGCAATCGGGCATTTAGGTTGGTGCATACAGTTGATGAATGGGAGGAAAGTAAAAAGCAGAAGTTGAAGAAACTGTATCCGGAACCAAAGGTATATTATTTAACAAGCCATGAATGGATCCGCAAGATGATGCGGTTTTAA
- a CDS encoding molybdopterin-dependent oxidoreductase — MEKIDRKDFLSMAGGVFAGGAVGTLCSGAPFLSLQWVVEWTQDQYASAKGREVLVKSRCIDCGSDITIRMIGDRAVKVETSNAGCAMGQIALQELYHPERIKQPMKRIGNKGSGKFIPVSWDTAIKDISSRITDLINTNKTDSIVAITGGKRNASNLLVERLVSSTGSSKVFFEPSLNTISNAAVKITQRLDGCLDYDFENADYIISFGARILEGWGDTARIHKAFANWKRRRVKFVHIDTLCTRTASIADNWIPIRPGTEGVLALGIAHHLIKMGKRSSGSYFSSWSQIVINQYTPDRVSKITGISEDEIEKLAKEFASARRPLAVAGKGGVEVSSSIAEVIAVQSLNNLVNNFNKRGGVSVRLNNTLGRYATSSNKAKGLDDFIKNVDDIGILIINEANPVHRSVYGKLFSQKMKNIPMVVSMTPLVNDTAHYSDYILPTISSIEMATSRSNEPVAPRYESLHAGDIILKIAREIKSIKHLFPVDSYKDIIKLSEKVEIREATNYAFPIKLFKNYYTKITEMVEGESEYPLTLIPYEIRLVGDGSGLAFPYVLKSIDGKTLSGKRLWVEMNPITAKKHGVSEGSSIDIISSRGEIEGLKVHLTKTVAPEVVAIPLGFGHDDYTKYAEHKGINPKRIMSDDIDPISGIADWWHTRIKIS, encoded by the coding sequence ATGGAAAAAATAGATAGAAAAGATTTTTTATCAATGGCTGGTGGTGTGTTTGCTGGTGGAGCCGTTGGGACGCTTTGTAGTGGGGCTCCCTTTTTATCCTTACAGTGGGTTGTCGAATGGACTCAGGACCAATATGCTTCTGCCAAAGGAAGGGAGGTGTTGGTTAAGAGTAGATGCATAGATTGTGGATCTGATATAACCATCAGGATGATAGGAGATCGGGCGGTCAAGGTTGAAACCTCTAATGCAGGGTGTGCTATGGGTCAGATTGCGCTTCAGGAGTTATATCATCCTGAGAGGATCAAGCAGCCCATGAAAAGGATTGGGAATAAAGGATCGGGTAAGTTTATTCCTGTATCATGGGATACAGCAATCAAGGATATTTCATCAAGAATAACAGACTTAATTAATACCAATAAAACAGATAGCATTGTTGCGATTACAGGTGGAAAGCGAAATGCATCTAACCTGCTTGTTGAGAGGTTAGTTAGTTCTACAGGTAGTTCTAAGGTCTTCTTTGAGCCATCCCTGAATACAATATCCAATGCCGCAGTGAAGATTACACAAAGGTTGGATGGTTGTCTGGACTATGATTTTGAGAATGCAGATTATATTATTAGTTTTGGAGCAAGGATTTTGGAGGGGTGGGGAGATACGGCGCGGATTCACAAGGCCTTTGCAAATTGGAAAAGAAGGCGAGTGAAATTTGTACATATTGATACACTCTGCACAAGAACCGCTTCTATAGCGGATAATTGGATTCCCATAAGGCCTGGAACTGAGGGTGTATTGGCATTAGGGATTGCTCATCATCTCATAAAGATGGGCAAGCGCTCCAGCGGATCCTATTTTTCCAGTTGGTCTCAGATAGTCATCAATCAGTACACCCCTGATAGGGTATCCAAGATTACTGGGATAAGTGAAGATGAAATTGAAAAGCTTGCGAAAGAGTTCGCTTCTGCCAGAAGACCTTTAGCGGTTGCCGGAAAGGGTGGTGTTGAGGTCTCCTCATCGATTGCAGAGGTTATTGCGGTTCAGTCTTTGAACAACCTCGTAAATAACTTTAATAAAAGGGGTGGGGTCTCTGTTAGGTTGAACAATACACTTGGCAGATATGCAACCTCTTCAAATAAGGCAAAGGGACTCGATGATTTTATAAAAAATGTTGATGACATTGGAATCTTAATAATAAATGAGGCCAATCCAGTTCACCGTAGTGTATATGGAAAGCTTTTTTCGCAAAAGATGAAAAATATCCCAATGGTCGTTTCAATGACACCACTTGTTAACGATACAGCCCATTATTCAGATTATATACTACCAACCATTTCATCTATAGAGATGGCAACCTCAAGGAGTAATGAACCGGTAGCGCCGAGATATGAATCATTGCATGCTGGCGATATTATTCTTAAAATCGCTAGGGAGATTAAATCGATTAAACATCTATTCCCTGTGGATAGTTATAAGGATATTATCAAGCTTTCGGAAAAGGTTGAGATAAGGGAAGCGACCAATTATGCATTTCCAATTAAGCTTTTCAAGAATTATTATACTAAAATAACTGAAATGGTTGAAGGTGAGTCAGAATATCCTCTGACATTAATACCATATGAGATTCGATTAGTTGGTGATGGGAGCGGACTTGCTTTCCCTTATGTCCTAAAGAGCATTGATGGGAAAACCCTTTCCGGAAAAAGGTTATGGGTAGAGATGAATCCCATTACCGCAAAGAAGCATGGTGTCTCTGAGGGTTCTTCGATTGATATCATCTCAAGCAGAGGAGAAATTGAAGGGCTTAAGGTTCACCTAACCAAAACTGTTGCTCCTGAGGTGGTTGCTATCCCACTTGGATTCGGTCATGATGATTATACCAAATATGCTGAACACAAAGGGATCAATCCAAAGAGAATTATGTCTGATGATATAGATCCTATTTCTGGAATTGCTGATTGGTGGCATACGAGGATCAAAATTAGCTAA
- a CDS encoding cytochrome c3 family protein has translation MKRLALLFFIPFIVIAFISFIVFQKACDYTMNFQAQKPIPFNHQAHLSEYDVGSCDTCHKYYDNGRFMGIPSVNDCKDCHNGEDAEEVKAFMNYNDTDIPWEPFSKQPDLVYFSHKVVLASPKRVGCASCHGDKANSTSTEKITGKMKMGRCMDCHDALKISNTCAVCHD, from the coding sequence GTGAAACGTCTAGCCCTGCTATTTTTCATCCCCTTTATAGTAATTGCCTTTATTTCGTTTATTGTATTTCAAAAAGCCTGTGATTATACAATGAATTTTCAGGCTCAAAAACCTATACCATTCAATCATCAGGCTCATCTATCTGAGTATGATGTAGGGAGTTGCGACACGTGTCATAAGTACTATGATAATGGAAGGTTTATGGGTATCCCTAGTGTTAACGATTGTAAGGATTGTCATAATGGTGAAGATGCAGAAGAGGTGAAAGCTTTTATGAATTATAATGATACTGATATTCCATGGGAACCTTTTTCCAAACAACCTGATCTTGTCTACTTTAGTCATAAGGTTGTCTTGGCATCCCCCAAAAGGGTGGGATGTGCTTCTTGCCATGGAGATAAAGCAAATTCTACTTCAACTGAAAAGATTACTGGTAAAATGAAGATGGGAAGATGTATGGATTGTCATGATGCTCTAAAGATAAGCAATACCTGCGCTGTTTGTCATGATTGA
- a CDS encoding radical SAM protein gives MDLLVNETFYSIQGESSRAGFPSIFIRLCGCNLNCIYCDTEYAKAEGYTKSVEKIIEEMASHKSINHITITGGEPLLQINSIFLMERLIDIGYSVQLETNGSLSVKNVPAGVRKILDVKTPSSGEVTSFMFDNLNYLSKKDEIKFVIADIDDYNFAKDFLKKYLRKKKIIINFSPVLNSMSISELAELILIDRLQVRLNIQLHKIIWPIAEPKHC, from the coding sequence ATGGACTTATTAGTAAACGAGACATTTTATTCAATTCAGGGTGAAAGCTCGAGGGCCGGATTCCCATCTATATTTATAAGGCTATGCGGCTGTAATCTAAACTGTATTTATTGCGATACTGAATATGCCAAAGCTGAGGGCTATACTAAATCAGTAGAAAAAATCATAGAAGAGATGGCATCACATAAATCCATAAACCATATAACAATAACCGGTGGTGAACCTCTATTACAGATCAACTCTATATTTCTTATGGAAAGGTTGATAGATATCGGATATTCTGTTCAATTAGAGACCAATGGAAGCCTAAGTGTAAAGAATGTTCCGGCCGGAGTTAGAAAAATCCTGGATGTGAAAACCCCTTCAAGCGGGGAAGTGACATCATTCATGTTCGATAATCTGAATTATCTATCAAAAAAAGACGAAATAAAATTTGTCATAGCGGATATTGATGACTATAATTTTGCAAAAGATTTCTTGAAAAAATATTTAAGAAAAAAAAAGATTATCATAAATTTTTCTCCTGTATTAAATAGTATGTCTATTTCAGAACTTGCAGAATTAATACTTATTGACAGATTGCAGGTCAGATTAAACATTCAATTACATAAGATAATCTGGCCAATTGCAGAACCAAAACATTGCTAA